Proteins encoded within one genomic window of Candidatus Zixiibacteriota bacterium:
- the rfbB gene encoding dTDP-glucose 4,6-dehydratase encodes MNLLITGGCGFLGTNLVRYLSTNRPEYHLTIFDLLTYAGSKSNIKHLLSGKNVSFVEGDICDRDQLTAVLEYGIDMVVNLAAETHVDRSIASPEEFVRTNVFGAQVLLDCCRKKSVSLLHISTDEVYGPTPDGDLFSEDTPLRPTSPYAASKASGDLLIIAAHTVYEQPAMIVRPVNNLGPYQYPEKLIPLFVDRLSRGLPVPVYGDGMQKRMWLFVEDFCSAIDFAIDGFTPGECFNLASKFESTNIDLTRNLTSIIGCKNDLIRFVDDRPAHDRRYALDGSRFMNRFGWLPRYSFDRALEKTVKWYLDNQDWLKSRRTKEYDEYFDRQYGAL; translated from the coding sequence ATGAACCTTCTGATTACGGGTGGGTGCGGGTTTCTCGGCACCAATTTGGTTAGGTATCTCTCCACGAATCGCCCCGAGTACCATCTCACGATCTTCGATCTGCTCACCTATGCCGGCAGCAAGTCAAACATCAAACACTTGCTGTCAGGCAAGAATGTTTCATTTGTCGAGGGGGATATTTGTGATCGTGATCAGCTCACAGCTGTTCTTGAATACGGCATCGACATGGTCGTCAACCTTGCGGCGGAGACACATGTCGACAGGTCGATTGCGAGTCCCGAGGAGTTTGTTCGGACGAATGTCTTCGGCGCACAAGTACTGCTCGACTGTTGCAGAAAGAAATCGGTGTCGCTACTGCATATATCTACTGACGAGGTATACGGCCCGACACCTGATGGTGATCTCTTCTCCGAGGACACACCTTTGCGGCCGACTTCACCGTACGCTGCATCCAAAGCGTCCGGCGACCTGCTAATTATTGCCGCTCACACAGTATACGAGCAGCCTGCGATGATTGTCAGGCCGGTAAACAACCTCGGACCTTATCAGTATCCCGAGAAGCTCATCCCACTTTTTGTCGACAGGCTGTCGCGGGGACTTCCTGTCCCGGTTTACGGCGATGGGATGCAGAAGCGGATGTGGCTCTTCGTCGAGGACTTCTGTAGTGCGATAGATTTCGCGATTGATGGTTTCACTCCCGGTGAATGCTTCAATCTGGCGTCCAAATTCGAGTCAACGAATATCGATCTCACCAGGAACCTGACAAGCATCATCGGATGCAAGAATGACCTGATCAGATTCGTCGATGACAGACCGGCGCATGACCGAAGATACGCCCTCGATGGCAGCAGGTTCATGAATCGATTCGGCTGGCTGCCGAGATACAGTTTTGATCGAGCGCTCGAGAAGACCGTGAAGTGGTATCTCGACAATCAGGACTGGTTGAAATCAAGACGTACTAAAGAGTACGACGAGTATTTCGACAGACAATATGGGGCACTCTGA